The Castanea sativa cultivar Marrone di Chiusa Pesio chromosome 11, ASM4071231v1 genome contains a region encoding:
- the LOC142615399 gene encoding pentatricopeptide repeat-containing protein At1g79490, mitochondrial-like — MINCRKLNPRTFYSLIRNPSSSCTSSFHSFNSITPNLYTIELYSCCKRFSFLNSIMGLNSISQRLSLSKDPNFVNPSFSRNYCSVKNGDGGSGEWTEEIDYLDESGSVIYSGKGVRSVEPGVDDHVMVGGIKKPFLNASAVAKIVEVVKRWKWGPELETQLDKLQFVPTMTHITQALKVVKDSDVCLSLFRWARRQPWYLPNDECYVMLFDGLNQNRDFDGIQLLFDEMVGDSSNNGISSFTAYNRVIQYLAKAEKLEVSFCCFKKVQDSGCKIDVQTYNSLITLFLNKGLPYKAFEIYGSMEAAGCLLDGSTYELMIPSLAKSGRLDAAFKLFQEMKERNFRPGFSVFSSLVDSMGKAGRLDTSMKVYMEMQGYGLRSSAMMYVSLIESYVKAGKLDAALRLWDEMKKAGFRPNFGLYTLIVESHAKSGKLDIAMSAFKDMEKAGFLPTPSTYSCLLEMHAATGQVDSAMKLYNSMTNAGLRPGLSTYTALLTLLANKKLVDVAAKILLEMKAMGYSVDVSASDVLMVYIKDGSVDLALRWLRFMGSSGIRTNNFIIRQLFESCMKNGLYESAKPLLETYVSSAAKVDLILYTSILAHLVRCQEEENEKHLMSILSATKHRAHSFMCGLFTGPEQRKQPVLSFVRDFFQSIDYELEEGAARYFVNVLLNYLVLMGQINRARCVWKVAYENKLFPKAIVFDQHIAWSLDVRNLSVGAALIAVVHTLHRFRKRMLYYGAVPRRIKLVTGPTLKIVVAQMLSSVESPFEVSKVVLRAPGDSVMKWFKKPIVQQFLLNEIPSRSDILLHKLNTLFPSSAPEIRSLSPPKPLIARRAM, encoded by the coding sequence ATGATTAATTGTAGGAAATTGAACCCTAGAACTTTCTATTCACTCATTAGAAACCCTAGTTCTAGCTGTACCTCTTCATTTCACTCTTTCAATTCAATAACCCCTAATTTGTACACAATTGAACTGTATTCATGTTGCAAACGCTTCAGTTTTTTGAACTCTATAATGGGTCTCAATTCAATTTCCCAAAGGCTTTCTCTATCAAAAGACCCTAATTTTGTCAACCCTAGTTTTAGTAGAAATTACTGCTCTGTGAAGAATGGTGATGGTGGGTCTGGTGAGTGGACTGAGGAGATAGATTATTTGGATGAATCAGGGAGTGTTATTTACAGTGGGAAAGGTGTGAGGTCAGTTGAGCCTGGTGTTGATGACCATGTGATGGTGGGTGGGATAAAGAAGCCATTTTTGAATGCTTCTGCTGTTGCTAAGATTGTTGAGGTTGTGAAAAGGTGGAAATGGGGACCTGAGTTGGAGACCCAGTTGGATAAACTCCAATTTGTACCAACTATGACTCACATTACTCAAGCCTTGAAGGTTGTTAAGGATAGTGATGTTTGTTTGAGTTTGTTTAGATGGGCTAGGAGGCAGCCATGGTATTTGCCAAATGATGAGTGTTATGTGATGCTGTTTGATGGGTTAAACCAAAATAGAGATTTTGATGGAATCCAGttgttgtttgatgaaatgGTTGGTGATTCTAGTAATAATGGGATTTCATCATTTACTGCGTATAATCGGGTAATTCAGTATTTGGCTAAAGCTGAGAAATTGGAGGTGTCATTTTGTTGTTTTAAGAAGGTTCAGGATTCAGGTTGTAAAATTGATGTCCAAACATATAACTCTCTTATTACATTGTTTTTGAATAAGGGTTTGCCATATAAGGCATTTGAGATATATGGAAGCATGGAAGCAGCAGGGTGTTTGTTGGATGGGTCAACTTATGAGTTGATGATACCAAGTCTGGCGAAATCAGGCCGTCTTGATGCCGCTTTCAAGCTCTTCCAGGAGATGAAAGAGAGGAATTTTCGGCCTGGCTTCAGTGTCTTCTCGTCACTTGTTGATTCAATGGGCAAAGCTGGGAGATTGGACACCTCAATGAAGGTGTACATGGAAATGCAGGGTTATGGGCTCCGATCATCTGctatgatgtatgtttctttgaTTGAGTCATATGTGAAGGCCGGGAAGTTAGATGCTGCTCTTAGGCTTTGGGATGAGATGAAGAAAGCAGGGTTCAGGCCTAACTTTGGGCTGTACACATTGATTGTTGAGTCACATGCAAAATCTGGGAAGCTTGATATTGCGATGTCTGCCTTTAAAGATATGGAAAAGGCTGGATTTTTACCAACCCCATCTACATATTCTTGTCTCTTGGAAATGCATGCTGCCACTGGACAAGTAGATTCTGCCATGAAGCTCTATAACTCGATGACGAATGCAGGTCTGAGACCAGGTTTAAGTACTTATACTGCCCTTTTGACGCTTTTGGCTAACAAGAAGCTTGTGGATGTGGCTGCCAAAATTTTACTTGAAATGAAGGCCATGGGGTATTCTGTTGATGTGAGTGCTAGTGATGTTTTGATGGTGTATATCAAGGATGGTTCTGTTGATCTTGCTTTGAGATGGTTACGCTTCATGGGTTCATCAGGTAttagaacaaataattttataatcagACAATTGTTTGAGTCATGTATGAAGAACGGTTTGTATGAGTCAGCCAAACCTCTCCTTGAAACATATGTGAGCTCTGCTGCAAAAGTTGATCTCATACTATACACATCAATTTTAGCGCATCTTGTGAGATGCCAGGAAGAGGAGAATGAGAAGCATTTGATGTCTATTCTTAGTGCTACCAAACATAGGGCGCACTCTTTCATGTGTGGACTCTTCACAGGCCCAGAGCAGAGGAAACAACCAGTTTTATCTTTTGTGAGGGATTTCTTTCAGAGCATTGATTATGAGTTGGAAGAGGGGGCTGCAAGGTACTTTGTCAATGTTCTTCTCAACTATCTTGTTCTAATGGGGCAGATAAACCGAGCTCGATGTGTTTGGAAGGTTGCCTATGAGAATAAGCTTTTCCCAAAGGCAATAGTCTTCGATCAACATATTGCTTGGTCCCTTGATGTTAGAAACTTGTCAGTGGGAGCTGCTCTAATAGCAGTTGTGCACACCCTCCATAGATTCAGAAAACGCATGTTGTATTACGGTGCTGTCCCAAGACGCATTAAATTGGTTACAGGACCTACCTTGAAGATTGTGGTTGCCCAGATGTTGAGTTCTGTAGAATCTCCTTTTGAGGTCAGTAAGGTGGTTCTAAGAGCCCCTGGAGATTCTGTCATGAAGTGGTTTAAGAAACCAATTGTTCAACAATTTCTTCTAAATGAAATTCCATCAAGGTCTGATATCCTCCTGCACAAGCTGAACACACTTTTTCCCAGTTCAGCACCTGAAATTAGATCTCTGTCTCCTCCCAAGCCTCTCATTGCAAGGAGGGCAATGTAA